A part of Balneola sp. genomic DNA contains:
- a CDS encoding aquaporin family protein, which yields MEAYLGEVLGTFLLMVLGLGVNANASLKKTYASGGSWILINWGWGIAVFVAVYVSASISGAHINPAVTVGLAMAGKFSWSLVGGYIIAQMIGAILGATLVWFHYRKHFEETEDQGTKLGVFSTGPAIKSTTDNVYSEVFGTFILVFGVLFLAEPEVGLGSISALPVGLLVFGIGMSLGGTTGYAINPARDLGPRIAHFILPIKGKGSSNWEYSWVPVIGPLLGGALAALVYGLLPFS from the coding sequence ATGGAAGCATATTTAGGAGAAGTACTGGGAACATTCTTACTCATGGTGTTAGGGCTGGGAGTAAACGCTAATGCATCACTCAAAAAGACCTATGCTAGCGGAGGAAGTTGGATACTTATAAACTGGGGCTGGGGAATAGCCGTATTTGTTGCTGTTTATGTTTCAGCTTCAATTAGTGGAGCCCATATTAACCCTGCAGTAACGGTAGGATTAGCGATGGCAGGAAAGTTTTCCTGGAGCCTGGTTGGGGGATATATAATAGCGCAAATGATTGGAGCTATTCTTGGTGCTACATTAGTATGGTTTCATTACCGAAAGCATTTTGAAGAAACCGAAGACCAGGGAACCAAGCTGGGAGTATTTAGTACCGGGCCTGCAATAAAGAGTACAACTGATAATGTATACTCCGAGGTGTTTGGTACATTCATTCTTGTTTTTGGGGTGTTATTCCTTGCCGAACCAGAAGTAGGACTTGGATCTATAAGTGCCCTACCTGTAGGGTTGTTAGTATTTGGAATCGGGATGTCATTAGGTGGAACAACGGGTTATGCAATTAATCCGGCGCGGGATTTAGGCCCAAGAATTGCTCACTTTATCCTTCCAATCAAAGGAAAAGGGTCTAGCAACTGGGAATATTCCTGGGTACCAGTGATTGGCCCTCTTTTAGGTGGGGCTTTGGCGGCATTAGTTTAT